The Misgurnus anguillicaudatus chromosome 21, ASM2758022v2, whole genome shotgun sequence genome includes a window with the following:
- the LOC129454147 gene encoding general transcription factor II-I repeat domain-containing protein 2A-like: MAEGTRAKTYHFHPEWEEDYFFVYSHLKPVCLICNATVALAKKGNLERHFKSVHGSYERDFPAKTPLRATKVRELKAQLAARQSIFTKPKTQSKAATIASYRVSHVLAKYKKPFSDGDMVKEAFLEAADSLFDGFKNKTEIVKAIKDVQLSRNTTTKRFERMAVDEQLKKDIDACECFSLQFDESTDMVDVAQLCVFIRMVFVDMSAKEELLTILPLKGHTRGEDIFNAFMGFVSETKLPLFKLISITTDGAPAMMGRTSGFIALCKESESFPDILNYHCIIHQQALCGKILNMKEVMDIAMKIVCSVRARSLQRRLFRAHLEENDAEHTDLLLHTDVRWLSRGKFLARFTELLPEIKDFLKLSKHVDYHTKLEDHEWLLDLSFLTDLTGELNDLNLELQGKDKDVVNMMSSVNTFKSKLQLMSSRLQRGNLRNFPHMQAELQRQGKGVTQLNSARYEEHVQSILAEFERRFTDFASIEPVASYMCYPFGANIDVGDIAAKIKSLFDLKSSDLEDEILTLQNDIEIKARSTSAQPGEHVVFWNLLAEEKYPNLRRCALNLTALFGSTYLCESAFSHMKIIKSKYRSTMTDDHLAACLRLATSSYTPDYDKLSSSSQCQVSH, from the coding sequence ATGGCCGAGGGAACACGAGCAAAGACCTACCATTTTCACCCTGAATGGGAGgaagattatttttttgtttattctcATTTAAAGCCTGTTTGTTTGATCTGCAATGCAACGGTGGCATTGGCAAAGAAAGGAAATCTGGAGCGGCATTTTAAATCAGTACACGGGAGCTACGAGAGGGATTTCCCTGCAAAAACACCTCTACGTGCCACAAAAGTGCGGGAGTTAAAAGCACAGCTTGCAGCGCGGCAGTCAATCTTCACCAAACCGAAGACCCAGAGTAAGGCCGCAACTATCGCTTCCTATCGCGTCAGTCACGTCCTTGCTAAATACAAGAAGCCTTTCAGTGACGGCGATATGGTGAAGGAAGCCTTTCTCGAGGCAGCCGATAGCCTTTTTGAcggctttaaaaataaaacagagatcGTGAAGGCCATTAAAGATGTGCAACTCTCCCGCAATACTACAACAAAGCGATTTGAGAGAATGGCTGTGGATGAGCAACTGAAGAAGGATATTGACGCGTGTGAGTGCTTTTCCCTCCAATTTGACGAGTCGACTGATATGGTGGATGTGGCACAATTGTGTGTTTTCATAAGGATGGTTTTTGTAGACATGAGCGCAAAGGAAGAGCTACTCACAATTTTGCCATTAAAAGGACACACCAGAGGTGAGgatatttttaatgcttttatgGGATTTGTTAGCGAGACTAAACTGCCGCTCTTTAAGCTGATCTCCATCACAACTGATGGGGCACCTGCAATGATGGGCCGCACCAGTGGGTTCATTGCACTGTGCAAAGAAAGTGAATCTTTCCCAGATATCCTGAATTATCATTGTATAATTCACCAGCAAGCGTTGTGTGGAAagattttaaatatgaaagaagtGATGGATATTGCGATGAAGATTGTGTGTTCAGTTCGGGCCAGGAGTCTGCAGAGAAGGCTTTTCCGTGCTCACTTGGAGGAGAATGATGCTGAGCACACAGACCTTCTGCTTCACACGGATGTTAGGTGGTTAAGCAGAGGTAAATTTTTAGCCAGATTCACAGAGTTATTGCCTGAAATCAAAGACTTTCTGAAGCTTTCAAAACATGTGGATTACCATACAAAGCTAGAGGACCACGAGTGGCTTTTAGATTTATCTTTCCTCACTGATCTCACTGGCGAGCTCAATGATTTGAATTTAGAGCTGCAGGGAAAGGATAAAGATGTAGTCAACATGATGAGTTCAGTGAATACATTTAAAAGCAAGCTACAGCTGATGTCAAGCAGGCTGCAGCGTGGTAACCTGCGCAACTTTCCCCACATGCAAGCAGAACTACAACGTCAAGGTAAAGGTGTGACACAGCTTAACAGTGCACGTTATGAGGAGCATGTTCAGAGCATCTTGGCAGAGTTTGAGAGGCGTTTTACTGACTTTGCATCCATCGAGCCTGTAGCCAGCTATATGTGTTATCCATTTGGTGCAAATATTGATGTTGGTGACATTGCTGCCAAAATTAAATCACTTTTCGACTTGAAAAGCTCAGATCTTGAGGATGAGATTCTGACATTGCAAAATGACATTGAAATCAAAGCCAGATCAACATCCGCTCAACCTGGAGAGCATGTAGTGTTCTGGAATCTACTGGCGGAGGAGAAGTATCCCAATCTTAGAAGATGTGCCTTGAACCTGACAGCTCTTTTTGGATCGACTTATTTGTGCGAGTCTGCTTTCTCACACATGAAAATCATCAAGTCTAAGTACAGATCAACAATGACTGATGACCACCTTGCAGCCTGCCTACGCCTTGCAACCAGCTCCTACACTCCTGACTACGATAAGCTATCCTCCTCCTCCCAGTGCCAGGTCTCCCACTAA
- the LOC141353332 gene encoding general transcription factor II-I repeat domain-containing protein 2A-like — MAEGKRAKTYHFHPEWEEDYFFVYSHLKPVCLICNATVALAKKGNLERHFKSVHGSYERDFPAKTPLRATKVRELKAQLAARQSIFTKPKTQSKAATIASYRVSHVLAKYKKPFSDGDMVKEAFLEAADSLFDGFKNKTEIVKAIKDVQLSRNTTTKRFERMAVDVDEQLKKDIDACECFSLQFDESTDMVDVAQLCVFIRMVFVDMSAKEELLTILPLKGNTRGEDIFNAFMEFVSETKLPLFKLISITTDGAPAMMGRTSGFIALCKESESFPDILNYHCIIHQQALCGKILNMKEVMDIAMKIVCSVRARSLQRRLFRAHLEENDAEHTDLLLHTDVRWLSRGKFLARFTELLPEIKDFLKLSKHVDYHTKLEDHEWLLDLSFLTDLTGELNDLNLDLQGKDKDVVNMMSSVNTFKSKLQLMSSRLQPGNLRNFPHMQAELQRQGKGVTQLNSARYEEHVQSILAEFERRFTDFASIEPVASYMCYPFGANIDVGDIAAKIKSLFDLKSSDLEDEILTLQNDIEIKARSTSAQPGEHVVFWNLLAEEKYPNLRRCALNLTALFGSTYLCESAFSHMKIIKSKYRSTMTDDHLAACLRLATSSYTPDYDKLSSSSQCQVSH, encoded by the coding sequence ATGGCCGAGGGAAAACGAGCAAAGACCTACCATTTTCACCCTGAATGGGAGgaagattatttttttgtttattctcATTTAAAGCCTGTTTGTTTGATCTGCAATGCAACGGTGGCATTGGCAAAGAAAGGAAATCTGGAGCGGCATTTTAAATCAGTACACGGGAGCTACGAGAGGGATTTCCCTGCAAAAACACCTCTACGTGCCACAAAAGTGCGGGAGTTAAAAGCACAGCTTGCAGCGCGGCAGTCAATCTTCACCAAACCGAAGACCCAGAGTAAGGCCGCAACTATCGCTTCCTATCGCGTCAGTCACGTCCTTGCTAAATACAAGAAGCCTTTCAGTGACGGCGATATGGTGAAGGAAGCCTTTCTCGAGGCAGCCGATAGCCTTTTTGAcggctttaaaaataaaacagagatcGTGAAGGCCATTAAAGATGTGCAACTCTCCCGCAATACTACAACAAAGCGATTTGAGAGAATGGCTGTGGATGTGGATGAGCAACTGAAGAAGGATATTGACGCGTGTGAGTGCTTTTCCCTCCAATTTGACGAGTCGACTGATATGGTGGATGTGGCACAATTGTGTGTTTTCATAAGGATGGTTTTTGTAGACATGAGCGCAAAGGAAGAGCTACTCACAATTTTGCCATTAAAAGGAAACACCAGAGGTGAGgatatttttaatgcttttatgGAATTTGTTAGCGAGACTAAACTGCCGCTCTTTAAGCTGATCTCCATCACAACTGATGGGGCACCTGCAATGATGGGCCGCACCAGTGGGTTCATTGCACTGTGCAAAGAAAGTGAATCTTTCCCAGATATCCTGAATTATCATTGTATAATTCACCAACAAGCGTTGTGTGGAAagattttaaatatgaaagaagtGATGGATATTGCGATGAAGATTGTGTGTTCAGTTCGGGCCAGGAGTCTGCAGAGAAGGCTTTTCCGTGCTCACTTGGAGGAGAATGATGCTGAGCACACAGACCTTCTGCTTCACACGGATGTTAGGTGGTTAAGCAGAGGTAAATTTTTAGCCAGATTCACAGAGTTATTGCCTGAAATCAAAGACTTTCTGAAGCTTTCAAAACATGTGGATTACCATACAAAGCTAGAGGACCACGAGTGGCTTTTAGATTTATCTTTCCTCACTGATCTCACTGGCGAGCTCAATGATTTGAATTTAGATCTGCAGGGAAAGGATAAAGATGTAGTCAACATGATGAGTTCAGTGAATACATTTAAAAGCAAGCTACAGCTGATGTCAAGCAGGCTGCAGCCTGGTAACCTGCGCAACTTTCCCCACATGCAAGCAGAACTACAACGTCAAGGTAAAGGTGTGACACAGCTTAACAGTGCACGTTATGAGGAGCATGTTCAGAGCATCTTGGCAGAGTTTGAGAGGCGTTTTACTGACTTTGCATCCATCGAGCCTGTAGCCAGCTATATGTGTTATCCATTTGGTGCAAATATTGATGTTGGTGACATTGCTGCCAAAATTAAATCACTTTTCGACTTGAAAAGCTCAGATCTTGAGGATGAGATTCTGACATTGCAAAATGACATTGAAATCAAAGCCAGATCAACATCCGCTCAACCTGGAGAGCATGTAGTGTTCTGGAATCTACTGGCGGAGGAGAAGTATCCCAATCTTAGAAGATGTGCCTTGAACCTGACAGCTCTTTTTGGATCGACTTATTTGTGCGAGTCTGCTTTCTCACACATGAAAATCATCAAGTCTAAGTACAGATCAACAATGACTGATGACCACCTTGCAGCCTGCCTACGCCTTGCAACCAGCTCCTACACTCCTGACTACGATAAGCTATCCTCCTCCTCCCAGTGCCAGGTCTCCCACTAA